One genomic window of Caldivirga maquilingensis IC-167 includes the following:
- a CDS encoding helix-turn-helix domain-containing protein — protein MSESIPLKPLGKEDIRKLESALLAMVLFSQETLEALKNPHERLTWVDSLYTAAAAFAREKAGMPASQIADEIGVTEATIRKHIKGETKAGQLVLKAYERLSKEGFKVDLPPEIAATSMQELSRLREKVERVRSLLNEALSELSS, from the coding sequence ATGTCTGAGTCAATACCCCTTAAACCCCTTGGTAAGGAGGATATTAGGAAACTTGAAAGCGCCCTACTGGCCATGGTGTTATTCTCCCAGGAGACCCTTGAAGCCTTAAAGAACCCCCATGAGAGGTTAACCTGGGTTGACAGCCTATACACGGCTGCAGCCGCCTTCGCCAGGGAGAAGGCTGGTATGCCCGCCTCCCAGATAGCTGATGAGATCGGTGTTACTGAGGCTACTATTAGGAAGCACATTAAGGGTGAGACTAAGGCCGGTCAATTAGTCCTGAAGGCCTATGAGAGGCTTTCCAAGGAGGGCTTTAAGGTGGATTTACCACCTGAAATAGCCGCAACATCAATGCAGGAGTTAAGTAGGCTGAGGGAGAAGGTGGAGAGGGTTAGGAGTCTTCTTAATGAAGCCTTAAGCGAATTAAGTTCATGA
- a CDS encoding DsrE/DsrF/DrsH-like family protein produces the protein MIVFSGTDDRLIPVGVITQAAAALGYEVNIFITGWALMKVLRKPTQPTWPKEFEQMVPALQQGMARIKAPSWVEMVKQGKQLGSVKVYACSMMAEAMGLKKEDFDPSIVDDVVGVTTFLETAKGGQILFI, from the coding sequence ATGATTGTCTTCTCGGGTACAGATGATAGGTTAATACCAGTTGGCGTAATAACCCAGGCCGCCGCAGCCCTGGGTTACGAGGTTAACATATTCATAACCGGTTGGGCCCTAATGAAGGTCCTTAGGAAGCCGACACAACCCACTTGGCCTAAGGAGTTTGAGCAAATGGTGCCTGCCCTGCAGCAGGGTATGGCTAGGATTAAGGCACCGAGTTGGGTTGAGATGGTTAAGCAGGGTAAGCAGTTGGGTAGTGTTAAGGTTTACGCATGCTCAATGATGGCTGAGGCCATGGGGCTTAAGAAGGAGGACTTTGACCCAAGTATTGTTGATGATGTGGTTGGTGTAACAACATTCCTTGAGACTGCTAAGGGTGGGCAAATACTCTTCATATAG
- a CDS encoding ZPR1 zinc finger domain-containing protein: protein MESLEGLSSYAEGVYEVTDKCPVCGNRTLTIRGVVYNTPYFGRLLLEVMNCSTCGFRYMDITYLDSKGPVKLTYRVTDRVDVERTWVIRSAEAKVYSPDLGFTLAPGSAGEAMITPLEGLIYRLIQYAEAMRGLEGEAEARRLAFIREANEALNGFREFTLIIEDPTGNSIIKPPPGREGRLKEDRLEVPQG, encoded by the coding sequence ATGGAGAGTTTAGAGGGTTTAAGCAGTTATGCTGAGGGAGTCTATGAGGTTACGGATAAGTGCCCAGTCTGCGGTAATAGGACACTAACCATTAGGGGTGTGGTTTATAATACGCCCTACTTCGGTAGGCTCCTCCTGGAGGTGATGAATTGCTCAACCTGCGGTTTCAGGTACATGGACATTACTTACCTTGACAGTAAGGGGCCTGTTAAATTAACATACAGGGTTACGGATAGGGTTGATGTTGAGAGGACTTGGGTAATTAGGTCAGCTGAGGCTAAGGTCTACTCCCCCGACCTAGGCTTCACACTGGCTCCAGGATCAGCGGGTGAGGCCATGATAACGCCCCTGGAGGGCCTAATATATAGGTTAATACAGTATGCTGAAGCCATGCGTGGGCTTGAGGGGGAGGCTGAGGCAAGGAGGCTGGCATTCATTAGGGAGGCTAATGAGGCCCTTAATGGGTTCAGGGAATTCACATTAATCATAGAGGACCCTACTGGAAACAGCATAATTAAGCCACCACCGGGTAGGGAGGGTAGGCTTAAGGAGGATAGGCTTGAGGTGCCTCAGGGATGA
- a CDS encoding FAD-dependent oxidoreductase — MSQRFDVIVVGAGPGGLTAAQRLASGGFKVLVVERGRRPGSKNVYGGRIYAHVLDKLYPEYVKEAPVERWVRKERLTMLTKDSGVTVEFETKATEHKSFTAYLSSFTEWLDRKAEAAGALVVTETPVDSLITKDGKVIGIRSGSDEVYGDVVIVAEGINRLVLESSGLAPKLQPSVVGLGVKEVIKLSRGEINERFNLDEDEGLAWALAGYPTHYVPGGAFLYTNKDAVTLGIVVYLEHGNKLDVPVYDLIEEFRLHPFISRLLKGGQLLEYSAHLTPIAGLKAMPPRLYGNGYLVVGDAAGFLLHLGVLIRGVDFAMESGRLAAEAVIKAHDQGKYDEEALSVYQQLLNESFVLREFNTFKNAHKVLNNPRLYSDYVMLANAFMSRYFDVDGTPRRIWDTFMKAKGNLTLVDLTKDALSLVMNL; from the coding sequence GTGAGTCAAAGGTTTGACGTCATAGTTGTGGGCGCCGGGCCAGGTGGATTAACGGCTGCCCAGAGGTTGGCCTCAGGGGGATTTAAGGTTCTAGTGGTTGAGAGGGGTCGTAGGCCTGGGAGTAAGAACGTCTACGGTGGTAGAATATACGCCCACGTCCTCGATAAACTCTACCCAGAGTACGTTAAGGAGGCTCCAGTGGAGCGTTGGGTTAGGAAGGAGCGCTTAACAATGCTGACTAAGGATAGTGGGGTAACTGTTGAGTTTGAGACTAAGGCCACTGAGCATAAGTCCTTCACAGCATACCTATCCAGCTTCACTGAGTGGCTGGATAGGAAGGCTGAGGCCGCTGGGGCACTTGTGGTTACTGAAACCCCTGTGGATAGTTTAATCACTAAGGATGGTAAGGTCATTGGTATTAGGTCCGGGAGCGATGAGGTCTACGGTGACGTAGTTATTGTGGCTGAGGGCATTAATAGGCTTGTCCTAGAATCAAGCGGCCTAGCCCCGAAGCTTCAACCAAGCGTGGTTGGACTTGGGGTTAAGGAGGTTATTAAGTTGAGTAGGGGTGAGATTAATGAGAGGTTTAACCTAGATGAGGATGAGGGCCTAGCCTGGGCCCTGGCAGGGTACCCAACCCACTACGTACCCGGTGGAGCATTCCTATACACTAATAAGGATGCGGTAACACTGGGTATTGTTGTTTACCTTGAGCATGGTAATAAACTTGACGTGCCTGTTTACGACCTAATAGAGGAGTTTAGGCTACACCCATTCATAAGTAGGCTACTTAAGGGTGGTCAATTACTGGAGTACTCAGCGCACTTAACGCCCATAGCAGGCTTAAAGGCGATGCCGCCTAGGCTATACGGTAACGGTTACCTAGTGGTCGGTGATGCCGCAGGCTTCCTGCTTCATCTGGGTGTTTTAATTAGGGGTGTTGACTTCGCAATGGAGAGTGGTAGACTTGCCGCTGAGGCGGTTATTAAGGCTCATGACCAGGGTAAATATGATGAGGAGGCCCTATCCGTTTACCAGCAGTTGCTTAATGAAAGTTTCGTACTCAGGGAGTTCAACACTTTTAAGAATGCCCACAAGGTCTTAAATAACCCCAGATTGTACAGTGACTACGTTATGCTCGCTAACGCATTCATGAGCAGGTACTTTGATGTTGATGGGACACCTAGGAGGATTTGGGACACTTTCATGAAGGCTAAGGGTAATTTAACCCTAGTTGACTTAACTAAGGACGCCTTAAGCCTGGTGATGAACCTATGA
- a CDS encoding electron transfer flavoprotein subunit alpha/FixB family protein, which translates to MSSARICPEWPQVNKSEYKGIWVYIEHQNGVIKDGSLQLIGKARELAAKINVDVSAVMIGHNLGDLVKEPIYYGADRVIYIDDEALSVYIPHLYASVIVNLVNKYKPEVVLFAATKRGRELAPYVANTLRAGITADCTDLDIDVKTRDLDQVRPTYGGNILAHIRTPNRRPQLASVRPNVFPTPPRDTNRKGEVIRESLDKLPKPNGSLLGVKPVIKGDSDLPPVEKADLVVVAGRGVAGPEGVKLLIELAKALGGTIGGSKKVTDAGWLPADRQIGQTGKTIRPTVYIGVGVSGAIQHIFGMKESKIIVAINSDPNAPIFEYADYGIVGDYRQVVQALLETLSSMRKTN; encoded by the coding sequence ATGAGTAGTGCAAGAATATGCCCAGAGTGGCCTCAGGTAAATAAGAGTGAGTATAAGGGTATTTGGGTTTACATTGAGCATCAGAATGGTGTAATAAAGGACGGTAGCCTCCAGTTGATTGGTAAGGCTAGGGAATTAGCCGCGAAGATTAATGTGGATGTCTCAGCAGTAATGATTGGACATAACCTAGGGGATTTGGTTAAGGAACCAATATACTATGGGGCGGATAGGGTTATTTACATTGATGATGAGGCCCTATCAGTCTACATACCTCACCTCTACGCCTCAGTAATAGTTAACCTTGTTAATAAGTATAAGCCTGAGGTGGTTTTATTCGCAGCAACAAAGAGGGGGAGGGAGTTAGCCCCATACGTTGCTAACACCCTTAGAGCCGGTATAACCGCTGACTGCACTGACTTAGACATTGACGTTAAGACGAGGGATCTTGATCAAGTTAGGCCAACATATGGAGGCAATATACTAGCCCACATTAGGACACCCAACAGGAGGCCTCAATTAGCGAGCGTTAGGCCTAACGTATTCCCAACACCACCAAGGGACACTAACCGTAAGGGTGAGGTTATTAGGGAGTCCCTGGATAAATTACCTAAGCCCAATGGTTCATTACTGGGTGTTAAACCAGTAATTAAGGGGGATAGTGACTTACCACCAGTGGAGAAGGCTGACCTAGTGGTTGTGGCTGGGAGGGGTGTGGCTGGGCCTGAGGGTGTTAAGCTGCTTATTGAGTTGGCTAAGGCCCTTGGAGGCACTATTGGCGGTAGTAAGAAGGTTACTGATGCTGGTTGGTTACCTGCTGATAGGCAGATTGGGCAAACCGGTAAGACGATTAGGCCCACTGTGTATATTGGTGTTGGTGTCAGTGGGGCTATTCAGCACATTTTCGGTATGAAGGAGTCTAAGATAATAGTCGCCATTAACAGTGACCCCAATGCCCCAATCTTCGAGTACGCTGACTACGGCATAGTTGGTGATTATAGGCAGGTGGTTCAGGCATTGCTTGAGACCTTAAGTTCAATGAGGAAGACTAATTGA
- a CDS encoding TatD family hydrolase, which yields MSKALPIADNHTHVNPVKGLGPREVARRFKRTGGWFMGVVALLTWDLGLNPGDLSNVDKMYRLTIESTKIIQGEGVKAVAVVGVHPAECVKLLESGWGFSEVKEFMIKTIDLAAQYIRRGEAVGIGEIGRPHWSVNEGVVDLCNEIIEYAMGTARDLNAIIHLHLERKGEATVKSIVELANKAGVKDKGRIILHHASPSMVKPAVDNELKPSIPVGRRGEFEEAVKLTKALVVESDYADDPRRPGMVIPPWRILSRINNALNQGLLSEDDAFRIMVNEIEETYGVKYEG from the coding sequence ATGAGTAAGGCATTACCAATAGCTGATAACCACACCCACGTTAACCCGGTTAAGGGTCTTGGACCAAGGGAAGTGGCTAGGAGGTTTAAGAGAACTGGGGGTTGGTTCATGGGTGTTGTAGCCCTATTAACCTGGGACCTAGGCTTAAACCCAGGTGACTTGAGTAATGTTGATAAAATGTATAGGTTAACCATTGAGTCAACTAAGATTATTCAAGGGGAGGGAGTTAAGGCAGTTGCCGTAGTTGGCGTGCACCCAGCTGAGTGCGTTAAGTTGCTTGAATCAGGTTGGGGCTTCAGTGAAGTTAAGGAATTCATGATTAAGACAATTGACTTAGCTGCACAGTACATTAGGAGGGGTGAGGCAGTGGGTATTGGGGAGATTGGTAGACCTCATTGGAGCGTTAATGAGGGTGTAGTTGACTTATGTAATGAGATCATTGAGTACGCCATGGGTACTGCAAGGGACCTCAACGCCATTATTCACCTACACCTTGAGAGGAAGGGTGAGGCCACTGTTAAGTCAATAGTGGAGTTGGCTAATAAGGCTGGGGTTAAGGATAAGGGGAGGATCATCCTCCACCACGCCTCACCAAGCATGGTTAAGCCAGCTGTGGATAATGAACTAAAACCCTCAATACCAGTGGGTAGGAGGGGTGAGTTTGAGGAGGCTGTTAAGTTAACTAAGGCCCTAGTGGTTGAGAGTGATTACGCTGATGACCCAAGGAGACCAGGTATGGTTATACCACCCTGGAGGATACTGAGTAGGATTAATAATGCCTTGAACCAAGGCCTATTGAGTGAAGATGATGCGTTTAGAATTATGGTTAATGAAATTGAGGAAACATATGGGGTTAAGTACGAGGGATGA
- a CDS encoding sulfurtransferase TusA family protein — MAQGGKITVDARGIACPGPITELIKAYRNAKNGDLIEVWATDPGFEPDLKAWINRTGNQLVELRKEQDKIIAVVKVTAKR; from the coding sequence ATGGCTCAGGGTGGTAAAATAACCGTGGATGCAAGGGGCATTGCATGCCCAGGCCCAATAACGGAGTTGATTAAGGCTTATAGGAACGCTAAGAATGGTGACTTAATAGAGGTCTGGGCCACTGACCCAGGCTTCGAACCTGACTTGAAGGCTTGGATTAATAGGACTGGTAATCAGCTTGTGGAGCTTAGGAAGGAGCAGGATAAGATAATCGCCGTAGTTAAGGTTACGGCCAAGAGGTGA
- a CDS encoding DUF1641 domain-containing protein codes for MVNETSEDKLANLISIENLDSVTKLVSIARRLNELGLLDLVNDLLNDEDFIKELFNQLLTTDNVMLLANLENLVRLLVKLSDKRTVENTIKLIDLINTIGGSGLAESLGAFLGSEDNVKIINEIILNPTLRNLLKSLNESLNLIQDIRINEAVKAAVEATKTGESASTVSLIRRLMTDANVKRGLLFIIGLLEGIGKQLNQTS; via the coding sequence ATGGTTAATGAAACCAGTGAGGATAAGTTAGCGAACCTAATTAGTATTGAGAACCTCGACTCAGTGACTAAGTTGGTTTCAATAGCCAGGAGGCTTAATGAACTGGGTTTACTTGACCTAGTAAATGACTTACTTAATGACGAGGACTTCATTAAGGAATTATTCAATCAACTACTAACCACGGACAATGTTATGCTTCTAGCCAACTTAGAGAACCTCGTTAGACTATTGGTTAAGTTAAGTGATAAGAGAACCGTGGAGAATACCATTAAGTTAATTGACTTAATCAACACAATAGGTGGCAGTGGGTTAGCTGAATCACTAGGCGCCTTCCTAGGCAGTGAGGATAACGTGAAGATTATTAACGAAATTATCCTAAACCCAACGTTAAGGAACCTACTTAAGTCATTGAACGAATCATTGAACCTAATTCAGGATATTAGAATTAATGAGGCTGTTAAGGCCGCGGTAGAGGCCACTAAGACCGGTGAATCAGCATCAACAGTGAGCTTAATTAGGAGGCTTATGACTGATGCAAACGTTAAGAGGGGGTTACTCTTCATTATTGGGTTACTTGAGGGAATTGGGAAGCAGCTTAATCAAACTAGCTAA
- the prs gene encoding ribose-phosphate diphosphokinase, whose protein sequence is MQRIVLYDEFSRDLGPNVASRIGAEAREITRKVFPDGEQYIRVEANVKGSDVLYVTRLYPNQDQGLIRVMLLLDAVKGLGAARVGLFIPYMPYARQDRRFLEGEPISINVILNVLKGLGVDYLYVVDIHKPQSLEGYPGFINLKPFKLYAEGLGGLSKPVVISPDLGSLWRAEELAKALGVEYDYLEKHRDRYSGEVSFTLRNLNVKGKDVVIIDDIISTGGTIIGAAGMLRSMGATSINVIATHCIMIGDAEAKLTKAVDKIHCSNSILGKYSQFDVSQLITSNG, encoded by the coding sequence ATGCAGAGGATTGTGCTCTACGATGAATTCTCAAGGGACCTGGGGCCTAACGTAGCCTCCAGGATTGGGGCTGAGGCCAGAGAGATTACACGTAAGGTTTTCCCCGATGGTGAACAATACATTAGGGTTGAGGCTAATGTGAAGGGTAGTGATGTACTTTACGTAACTAGGCTTTACCCCAATCAGGACCAAGGGCTAATTAGGGTTATGCTACTGCTTGACGCTGTTAAGGGCCTGGGGGCAGCCAGGGTGGGCTTATTCATACCCTACATGCCCTACGCCAGGCAGGATAGAAGATTCCTTGAGGGTGAACCCATTAGCATTAACGTAATACTCAACGTGCTTAAGGGCCTTGGGGTTGATTACCTATACGTGGTTGATATCCATAAGCCACAAAGCCTTGAGGGTTACCCAGGCTTCATTAACCTTAAGCCATTTAAACTATACGCAGAGGGACTTGGAGGCTTAAGTAAACCAGTTGTAATTAGCCCAGACTTAGGCTCCCTATGGAGGGCTGAGGAGTTGGCTAAGGCGCTTGGCGTTGAGTATGATTACCTCGAGAAGCATAGGGATAGATACAGTGGGGAGGTTTCATTCACCCTAAGGAACCTTAACGTTAAGGGTAAGGACGTGGTTATTATTGATGATATAATATCAACAGGAGGCACAATAATAGGCGCAGCAGGAATGCTGAGAAGCATGGGGGCAACCAGCATTAATGTGATAGCCACCCACTGCATAATGATCGGTGACGCCGAGGCTAAGTTAACTAAGGCAGTTGATAAAATACACTGCAGCAACAGTATACTGGGCAAGTACTCCCAATTCGATGTCTCACAATTAATAACCAGTAATGGTTAG
- the tenA gene encoding thiaminase II, translating into MTKLSEVLWSSIRDVYDAIIKHPFIRGLADGSLSEDMFKYYIIQDHMYLGEYIKALSIIAAKAPRIEEAQLFLRHSIGAIEVERRLHEHYMRIWNLNPAEYVMSPTNRAYTSFLITEAYSKPYYEAIAAVLPCYWIYEKVGVELSKHEVSNENYRLWVSTYSGEEYRASVREVLSIVDSMNVTESQLNDMIKAFRLASIYEYMFWDSAYRMEKWPINPNP; encoded by the coding sequence ATGACTAAGTTAAGTGAAGTCCTCTGGTCAAGTATTAGGGATGTCTATGACGCAATAATTAAGCACCCATTCATTAGGGGTTTAGCTGATGGTTCATTAAGTGAGGATATGTTCAAGTACTACATTATCCAAGACCACATGTATCTTGGGGAGTACATTAAGGCGTTGTCAATAATAGCCGCCAAGGCACCTAGGATTGAGGAGGCTCAATTATTCCTAAGACACTCAATAGGTGCCATTGAGGTTGAGAGGAGGCTTCATGAACACTACATGAGGATATGGAACCTTAACCCAGCGGAGTACGTAATGTCACCCACTAATAGGGCGTACACAAGCTTCCTCATAACTGAAGCCTACTCTAAACCCTACTACGAGGCCATTGCGGCAGTGTTACCATGCTACTGGATTTACGAGAAGGTTGGGGTTGAGTTATCTAAGCATGAGGTTAGTAATGAGAATTACAGGCTATGGGTCTCAACGTACAGTGGGGAGGAGTATAGGGCATCCGTTAGGGAGGTATTGAGTATAGTAGACTCAATGAACGTTACTGAGAGTCAATTAAATGACATGATTAAGGCATTCAGACTAGCCTCAATATACGAGTACATGTTCTGGGACAGTGCCTACAGGATGGAGAAGTGGCCAATAAACCCAAACCCCTAA
- a CDS encoding NAD(P)/FAD-dependent oxidoreductase has translation MSDGRRRVIIIGGGTGGLVLANRLPKDEFEVTVIDKQPYNYFLPWLLYIAFKGSRRNIKREIRDLIKPWVNFIQSGARLINLNDRYVELDNGKRLSYDYLVVATGATVDYSKVPGLDQLTELYGDYHSSEENAWRVWRTVNSINEGTLAFILSYERYRCPPSPLEGVLLADELLRRRGVRDRVNLVYATSYPRPYPAEPMNEVVEPILKERGIETVTFFTLDHVDAKDGVAYSLEGEELKFNAAIVIPPHVGVGIKYNPDNVLDQDGFVLADNATNRIKGFDDAFVIGDASALPVAKTGVTAHLQATVVAKILTGEDACNTGRTHCPFDMGYGLATFVISDSKHGVVKYPPNRINHFLKLTFAASYWSMLKYPELWDPLMEAYFEATSPERLIGLFR, from the coding sequence GTGAGTGATGGTAGAAGAAGAGTTATCATTATTGGTGGGGGGACTGGTGGATTAGTGTTGGCTAATAGGCTACCTAAGGATGAGTTTGAGGTTACTGTTATTGATAAGCAACCCTACAATTACTTCCTACCCTGGCTACTCTACATTGCCTTTAAGGGATCTAGGAGGAATATTAAGAGGGAGATTAGGGATCTTATTAAGCCTTGGGTTAACTTCATTCAGTCGGGAGCCAGGTTAATTAACCTTAATGATAGGTACGTTGAGTTGGATAATGGTAAGAGACTGAGTTACGATTACCTAGTAGTGGCCACTGGGGCAACGGTGGATTACTCTAAGGTACCTGGATTAGACCAGTTAACTGAACTCTACGGTGACTACCATAGTAGTGAGGAGAACGCATGGAGAGTGTGGAGGACTGTGAACAGTATTAATGAGGGTACGTTAGCCTTCATACTATCCTACGAACGCTACAGGTGCCCTCCAAGCCCACTTGAGGGGGTTCTTTTAGCTGATGAACTCCTCAGGAGAAGGGGGGTTAGGGATAGGGTTAACTTGGTTTACGCAACATCATACCCAAGGCCATACCCAGCTGAACCAATGAATGAGGTGGTGGAACCCATACTTAAGGAGAGGGGTATTGAGACTGTTACCTTCTTCACCCTAGATCACGTTGACGCTAAGGATGGTGTAGCCTACTCCCTTGAGGGTGAGGAGCTTAAGTTTAATGCAGCCATAGTAATACCACCCCACGTTGGTGTGGGCATAAAGTATAACCCAGATAATGTGCTTGACCAGGATGGATTCGTACTGGCTGATAACGCCACCAATAGGATTAAGGGCTTTGATGATGCCTTCGTAATAGGGGATGCGTCAGCATTACCAGTGGCTAAGACTGGTGTAACAGCCCACCTGCAGGCCACCGTTGTGGCTAAGATACTCACCGGTGAGGATGCCTGCAACACAGGTAGGACTCATTGTCCCTTCGACATGGGTTATGGATTAGCAACCTTCGTGATAAGTGATAGTAAGCATGGTGTAGTTAAGTATCCGCCCAATAGAATTAACCACTTCCTTAAATTAACCTTCGCTGCATCATACTGGAGTATGCTGAAGTACCCTGAATTATGGGACCCATTAATGGAAGCTTACTTTGAAGCCACATCCCCTGAGAGGTTAATTGGTTTATTCAGGTGA
- a CDS encoding electron transfer flavoprotein subunit beta/FixA family protein yields the protein MGATVISSANAGLTMGKELTIIVPVKAAVPNITAVRLDPVTHNLVREGVPLMLNPYDRNALEFALRLKDKYGGRVVTLSMAPPSGKDFLESTIGMGADEAYLITDRVFAGADTLATSYTVAMTVKKFFPSFNLIVMGEETTDSTTAHMPAQVASWLNLPYLYYVVDGEVNLEKGTIRLTRYLEDEGVYEEYEYNMPVIISVYKDSNPPRDISLSRKIQAKLSNLVKSVTNNELKLDPFCVGLRGSPTIVAKIEDAKPIPRKKQIFKGDPREAAKWLIENLTKEGVIRL from the coding sequence ATGGGCGCCACTGTTATAAGTTCAGCAAATGCGGGCTTAACCATGGGTAAGGAGTTAACAATTATTGTGCCCGTTAAGGCGGCTGTACCCAATATAACGGCTGTTAGGCTTGATCCAGTCACCCATAATTTAGTTAGGGAGGGTGTCCCACTGATGCTTAACCCCTATGATAGGAACGCCCTTGAATTCGCCCTTAGGCTTAAGGACAAGTACGGTGGGAGAGTCGTAACATTATCCATGGCTCCACCCAGCGGTAAGGATTTCCTTGAATCCACAATAGGCATGGGTGCTGATGAGGCGTACTTAATAACAGACAGGGTCTTCGCTGGGGCAGATACCTTAGCCACATCCTACACAGTGGCCATGACTGTTAAGAAATTCTTCCCAAGCTTCAACCTAATAGTCATGGGTGAGGAGACCACGGACTCTACAACAGCCCACATGCCTGCCCAAGTGGCCTCGTGGCTTAACCTACCTTACCTATACTACGTTGTTGACGGTGAAGTTAACCTGGAGAAGGGGACCATTAGGTTAACCCGTTACCTTGAGGATGAGGGAGTCTACGAGGAATATGAGTACAATATGCCAGTTATAATCAGCGTCTACAAGGACAGTAACCCACCCAGGGACATTAGCTTAAGCCGTAAGATTCAGGCTAAGTTAAGCAACCTAGTTAAGTCGGTGACTAATAATGAGCTTAAGCTTGATCCATTTTGCGTTGGTTTAAGGGGCTCACCAACAATAGTGGCTAAGATTGAAGACGCTAAGCCAATACCTAGGAAGAAGCAGATATTCAAGGGTGATCCAAGGGAGGCGGCTAAGTGGCTTATTGAGAACTTAACCAAGGAGGGGGTGATTAGGCTATGA
- a CDS encoding ferredoxin family protein codes for MSMDNRRIPIEERLNSNAWDVSQRPHIRIIDPDKCRKCEAKPCTHLCPARCYTLSPDGTVLFSHEGCLECGTCRIVCPHNAIEWTYPRSGYGVQYRFG; via the coding sequence ATGAGTATGGATAATAGGAGAATACCCATTGAGGAGAGGCTTAACTCAAACGCCTGGGATGTTAGCCAGAGGCCGCATATTAGGATAATTGACCCTGATAAGTGCCGTAAATGCGAGGCAAAGCCCTGCACCCACCTATGTCCAGCAAGGTGCTACACCTTATCACCAGATGGAACAGTGCTCTTCTCACATGAAGGCTGCCTGGAGTGTGGGACCTGTAGGATTGTTTGCCCACATAATGCAATTGAGTGGACTTACCCGAGGAGTGGTTACGGTGTTCAGTACAGGTTTGGGTGA
- a CDS encoding KaiC domain-containing protein, giving the protein MTIPRVRSYIPGLDEVLYGGVPERSVVLISGGPGTGKSILGKQFLFNGLTRGEGAVFVTLEEHPVAVRRSFRHFNWDVSKFEREGKFAIIDAFTTGIGSASQRERYVVKDIDNVHELIDVLRQAIKDTGARRITVDSVSTLYLTKPSIARSTVMLLKRVIAGLGTTAFFISQVSVGERGFGGPGVEHAVDGIIRLDLDEVDGKLYRSLIVWKMRDTKISMVRHPMDITDEGIVVHWDKYLKLTATSAETQPLSKEEVEEMRRAVEEAEKASKEVKPTRGVEEEEED; this is encoded by the coding sequence ATGACAATACCTAGGGTTAGGTCCTATATACCGGGCCTTGATGAAGTGCTTTACGGTGGTGTTCCGGAGAGGAGTGTTGTACTTATTTCAGGTGGCCCTGGTACAGGTAAGTCCATTCTAGGTAAGCAATTCCTATTCAATGGGTTAACTAGGGGTGAGGGGGCTGTTTTCGTTACCCTTGAGGAGCATCCTGTGGCTGTTAGGAGGAGTTTTAGGCATTTTAACTGGGATGTATCTAAGTTTGAGAGGGAGGGTAAGTTCGCTATCATTGACGCCTTCACTACGGGTATTGGTTCAGCGTCCCAGAGGGAGAGGTATGTGGTTAAGGATATTGATAACGTCCATGAGTTAATCGACGTACTTAGGCAAGCCATAAAGGATACAGGGGCCAGGAGGATAACAGTTGACTCAGTGAGTACACTCTACCTAACTAAGCCGTCAATAGCCAGGTCAACTGTGATGCTTCTTAAGAGGGTTATCGCCGGCTTAGGTACTACGGCGTTCTTCATAAGCCAGGTATCAGTTGGGGAGAGGGGCTTCGGTGGACCTGGTGTTGAGCATGCTGTTGACGGTATAATTAGACTTGACTTAGATGAGGTTGATGGTAAACTCTACAGGTCGCTTATAGTTTGGAAAATGAGGGACACTAAGATATCCATGGTTAGGCACCCAATGGACATAACTGATGAAGGCATTGTGGTTCACTGGGATAAGTACCTTAAGTTAACCGCAACCTCAGCGGAGACTCAACCATTAAGTAAGGAGGAGGTTGAGGAGATGAGGAGGGCTGTGGAGGAGGCTGAGAAGGCCAGTAAGGAGGTTAAGCCAACCCGCGGTGTTGAGGAGGAAGAGGAGGATTAA